From one Burkholderia latens genomic stretch:
- a CDS encoding ArsR/SmtB family transcription factor, which produces MQNAHDMLFRTLADPTRRALFERLCEEGELTVAALTARARVSQPAVSKHLGVLKQAGLVSDRHEGRQTHYSAQPQALTPLIDWTSQMAGFWQHRFDALEDLLKRMDQ; this is translated from the coding sequence ATGCAAAACGCTCACGACATGCTGTTCCGTACGCTCGCCGATCCGACGCGCCGCGCGCTCTTCGAGCGGCTGTGCGAGGAGGGCGAACTGACGGTGGCCGCGCTGACCGCCCGTGCACGCGTGTCGCAGCCGGCGGTATCGAAGCACCTGGGCGTACTGAAGCAGGCCGGGCTCGTGAGCGATCGTCACGAAGGCCGGCAGACGCACTACAGCGCGCAGCCGCAGGCGCTGACCCCGTTGATCGACTGGACCAGCCAGATGGCCGGCTTCTGGCAGCACCGGTTCGACGCTCTCGAAGATCTGCTCAAAAGGATGGATCAGTGA
- a CDS encoding SRPBCC family protein, which translates to MNQGSTETRTVVVERELPHPPEKIWRALTQPHLIDAWLMKSDFEPVAGRAFSFHADWGSVDCKVLTIEPQRVLSYTWAAYGLESVVTWTLTPTPRGTLLRMEQAGFRTDQEQAYRGAQHGWARFFASLEQVLARPDEGTEAHA; encoded by the coding sequence ATGAACCAGGGTTCTACCGAAACGCGTACTGTCGTCGTCGAACGGGAACTGCCGCATCCGCCGGAGAAGATCTGGCGAGCGCTCACGCAGCCGCATCTGATCGACGCGTGGCTGATGAAGAGCGATTTCGAGCCGGTCGCTGGCCGCGCATTCAGCTTCCACGCGGACTGGGGTTCGGTCGACTGCAAGGTGCTGACGATCGAGCCGCAGCGCGTGCTGTCGTATACGTGGGCCGCCTATGGCCTCGAAAGCGTCGTTACCTGGACGCTCACGCCGACGCCGCGCGGCACGCTGTTGCGAATGGAGCAGGCGGGGTTCCGCACGGATCAGGAGCAGGCATACCGCGGTGCGCAGCACGGATGGGCTCGGTTCTTCGCGTCGCTCGAACAGGTGCTCGCGCGTCCCGATGAAGGCACGGAGGCACATGCATGA
- a CDS encoding DUF1801 domain-containing protein, giving the protein MSTTDLTPSQRIDALIAGIGDWRGKTFAAVRDAILAADDGIVEEWKWMGSPVWSCDGMIAVANAHKGKVKLTFMHGAHLADPDGLFNAGLEGNARRAIDFLEGDKLDEPALKRLVRAAIDYNRAHLKKNARARLSAGAKARTGNAA; this is encoded by the coding sequence ATGAGCACGACCGACCTTACGCCGTCGCAGCGTATCGACGCATTGATCGCCGGGATCGGCGATTGGCGCGGCAAGACGTTCGCGGCGGTGCGCGACGCGATTCTCGCGGCCGACGACGGCATCGTCGAGGAATGGAAATGGATGGGCAGCCCCGTGTGGTCGTGCGACGGGATGATTGCGGTCGCAAACGCGCACAAGGGCAAGGTGAAGCTGACGTTCATGCATGGAGCGCACCTGGCCGATCCGGACGGCCTGTTCAACGCGGGTCTTGAAGGAAACGCGCGCCGAGCGATCGATTTCCTCGAAGGCGACAAGCTCGACGAGCCGGCGCTGAAGCGTCTCGTGCGCGCGGCAATCGATTACAACCGCGCGCATCTGAAGAAGAACGCGCGAGCGCGTTTGTCCGCCGGCGCGAAGGCGCGAACCGGCAACGCCGCGTGA
- the acnA gene encoding aconitate hydratase AcnA produces MAHNLHKTLKEFDSGSGKGKFYSLPQLGKELKTKIERLPVSIRIVLESVLRNYDGKKITEEHIEQLANWQPTAKRVDEIPFVVSRVVLQDFTGVPLLADIAAMRGVAERSGKNPKKIEPLVPVDLVVDHSVQIDYFRQKDALDLNMKLEFQRNNERYQFMKWGMQAFDTFKVVPPGVGIVHQVNLEYLARGVHKKTDGGDTVYYPDTLVGTDSHTTMINGIGVVGWGVGGIEAEAGMLGQPVYFLTPDVVGVELKGKLREGVTATDLVLTITEMLRKEKVVGKFVEFFGEGTRSLSLPDRATIGNMAPEYGATMGFFPVDEKTIEYFEGTGRTKAEIAAFENYFKAQNLFGIPNAGDIDYTKTVTLDLATVAPSLAGPKRPQDRIEIGNVKSTFTELFSKPVAENGFAKKAEDLNAQYTTSNGVNVKNGDVLIAAITSCTNTSNPSVLLAAGLLAKKAVEAGLSVAPHIKTSLAPGSRIVTEYLTKTGLLPYLAKLGFEVAAYGCTTCIGNAGDLTPELNEAITKNDIVAAAVLSGNRNFEARIHPNIRANFLASPPLVVAYAIAGNITRDLMTEPVGKGKDGYDIYLGDIWPTSEEIHALLKFALDPKKFEDNYSKLTKKGDLWSKIEGETGQVYDWPKSTYIAEPPFFGNDFSMEPAASIPTVKGARALGIFGDSVTTDHISPAGSIKEDSPAGKWLKENGVQKADFNSYGSRRGNHDVMMRGTFANVRIKNLMIPAKADGTRVEGGLTIHQPSGEQLSIYDAAMKYVDAGTPTVVFAGEEYGTGSSRDWAAKGTQLLGVKAVIARSFERIHRSNLVGMGVLPLQFKGADSVQSLGITGEETYDIEGLGDDFKPQQDVTLVIHRKNGETTRVPVLLRIDTPIEVDYYKHGGILPFVLRSLLAA; encoded by the coding sequence ATGGCCCACAATCTCCACAAGACTCTCAAGGAATTCGACAGCGGTTCCGGCAAAGGCAAGTTCTACTCGCTGCCGCAGCTCGGCAAGGAACTGAAGACGAAGATCGAACGCCTGCCGGTGTCGATCCGTATCGTGCTCGAGTCCGTGCTGCGCAACTACGACGGCAAGAAGATCACCGAAGAGCACATCGAGCAGCTCGCGAACTGGCAGCCGACCGCGAAGCGTGTCGACGAGATTCCGTTCGTGGTGTCGCGTGTGGTGCTGCAGGACTTCACCGGCGTGCCGCTGCTCGCCGACATCGCGGCCATGCGCGGTGTCGCCGAGCGTTCGGGCAAGAATCCGAAGAAGATCGAGCCGCTGGTGCCGGTCGACCTCGTCGTCGACCACTCGGTGCAGATCGACTACTTCCGTCAGAAGGATGCGCTCGACCTGAACATGAAGCTGGAATTCCAGCGCAACAACGAGCGCTACCAGTTCATGAAGTGGGGCATGCAGGCGTTCGACACGTTCAAGGTCGTGCCGCCGGGCGTGGGCATCGTCCACCAGGTGAACCTCGAATATCTCGCGCGCGGCGTCCACAAGAAGACGGACGGCGGCGACACCGTGTACTACCCGGACACGCTCGTCGGCACTGACAGCCACACGACGATGATCAACGGCATCGGCGTGGTCGGCTGGGGCGTGGGCGGCATCGAGGCTGAAGCCGGCATGCTCGGCCAGCCGGTGTATTTCCTGACGCCGGACGTCGTCGGCGTCGAGCTGAAGGGCAAGCTGCGCGAAGGCGTGACGGCCACCGACCTGGTGCTGACGATCACCGAAATGCTGCGCAAGGAAAAGGTCGTCGGCAAGTTCGTCGAGTTCTTCGGCGAAGGCACGCGCTCGCTGTCGCTGCCGGACCGCGCGACGATCGGCAACATGGCGCCGGAATACGGCGCGACGATGGGCTTCTTCCCGGTCGACGAAAAGACGATCGAGTACTTCGAAGGCACTGGCCGCACGAAGGCCGAGATTGCCGCGTTCGAAAACTACTTCAAGGCGCAGAACCTGTTCGGCATTCCGAACGCCGGCGACATCGACTACACGAAGACGGTGACGCTCGACCTCGCGACGGTCGCACCGTCGCTGGCCGGCCCGAAGCGCCCGCAAGACCGCATCGAGATCGGCAACGTCAAATCGACGTTTACCGAACTGTTCTCGAAGCCGGTCGCGGAGAACGGCTTCGCGAAGAAGGCTGAGGACCTGAACGCGCAGTACACGACGAGCAACGGCGTGAACGTGAAGAACGGCGACGTGCTGATCGCCGCGATCACGTCGTGCACGAACACGTCGAACCCGAGCGTGCTGCTGGCCGCCGGCCTGCTCGCGAAGAAGGCCGTCGAAGCCGGCCTGAGCGTCGCGCCGCACATCAAGACGTCACTCGCGCCTGGATCGCGCATCGTCACCGAATACCTGACGAAGACGGGCCTGCTGCCCTATCTCGCGAAGCTCGGCTTCGAAGTCGCGGCTTACGGCTGCACGACCTGTATCGGCAACGCAGGCGACCTGACGCCGGAGCTGAACGAAGCGATCACGAAGAACGACATCGTCGCGGCGGCCGTGTTGTCGGGCAACCGCAACTTCGAAGCGCGGATCCACCCGAACATCCGCGCGAACTTCCTCGCGTCGCCGCCGCTGGTCGTCGCGTACGCGATCGCCGGCAACATCACGCGCGACCTGATGACCGAGCCGGTCGGCAAGGGCAAGGACGGCTACGACATCTACCTCGGCGACATCTGGCCGACGAGCGAGGAAATCCACGCGCTGCTGAAGTTCGCGCTGGATCCGAAGAAGTTCGAGGACAACTACTCGAAGCTGACCAAGAAGGGCGACCTCTGGAGCAAGATCGAGGGCGAGACGGGCCAGGTTTACGACTGGCCGAAGTCGACCTACATCGCGGAGCCGCCGTTCTTCGGCAACGACTTCTCGATGGAGCCGGCCGCATCGATCCCGACCGTCAAGGGCGCACGCGCACTCGGCATCTTCGGCGACTCGGTGACGACCGACCACATCAGCCCGGCAGGCTCGATCAAGGAAGACTCGCCGGCAGGCAAGTGGCTGAAGGAGAACGGCGTGCAGAAGGCCGACTTCAACAGCTACGGCTCGCGCCGCGGCAACCACGACGTGATGATGCGCGGCACGTTCGCGAACGTCCGGATCAAGAACCTGATGATTCCGGCAAAGGCGGACGGCACGCGCGTCGAAGGCGGCCTGACGATTCATCAGCCGAGCGGCGAGCAGCTGTCGATCTACGACGCGGCGATGAAGTACGTCGACGCCGGCACGCCGACCGTCGTGTTCGCGGGCGAAGAGTACGGCACGGGCTCGTCGCGCGACTGGGCCGCGAAGGGCACGCAGCTGCTCGGCGTGAAGGCCGTGATCGCACGCAGCTTCGAGCGCATCCACCGCTCGAACCTCGTCGGCATGGGCGTGCTGCCGCTGCAATTCAAGGGTGCTGACAGCGTCCAGTCGCTCGGCATCACCGGCGAAGAGACCTACGACATCGAAGGCCTCGGCGACGACTTCAAGCCGCAGCAGGACGTCACGCTCGTGATTCACCGCAAGAACGGCGAAACGACCCGCGTGCCGGTGCTGCTGCGCATCGATACGCCGATCGAAGTCGACTACTACAAGCACGGCGGGATCCTGCCGTTCGTGCTGCGTTCGCTGCTCGCAGCGTAA
- a CDS encoding bifunctional 2-methylcitrate dehydratase/aconitate hydratase: MSASVSNVRPAPDSVLVDIVDYVLNTGIDSALALETARHCLIDTLGCGLEALSYPACTKLLGPVVPGTIVPNGAKVPGTSFQLDPVQAAFDIGAMIRWLDFNDTWLAAEWGHPSDNLGGILATADWLSRTAVAAGRQPLTMRDVLVAMIQAHEIQGCLALENSFNAVGLDHVLLVKVASTAVVGRLLGLTRDELINAVSNAFIDGHALRTYRHAPNTGSRKSWAAGDATSRAVRLALIAKTGEMGYPSALTAKTWGFYDVLFNGQPFRFQRPYRTYVMENVLFKIAFPAEFHAQTAVEAALQLHARLAEAGRTTDDISRITIRTHAAALRIIDKQGPLANPADRDHCIQYMVAVPLLFGRLTAADYEDAVAADPRIDALRAKTACVEDPQFTKDYHDPAKRSIANALTIEFADGSTLAEVAVEYPIGHQRRRADGIPLLIEKFRTNLARRFPAKQQQAILDVSLDQAKLEAMPVNEYVDLYVI, encoded by the coding sequence ATGTCCGCCTCGGTCTCCAACGTCCGCCCCGCTCCGGATTCGGTTCTCGTCGATATCGTCGACTACGTGCTGAATACCGGAATCGACAGCGCGCTTGCGCTGGAGACGGCGCGTCATTGCCTGATCGACACGCTCGGATGCGGCCTCGAGGCGCTGTCCTACCCCGCCTGCACCAAGCTGCTCGGCCCAGTCGTGCCGGGCACGATCGTGCCGAACGGCGCGAAGGTGCCCGGCACGTCCTTCCAGCTCGACCCGGTCCAGGCCGCGTTCGACATCGGCGCGATGATCCGCTGGCTGGACTTCAACGACACCTGGCTCGCCGCCGAATGGGGGCATCCGTCCGACAACCTCGGCGGGATCCTGGCGACGGCCGACTGGCTGTCACGCACGGCCGTCGCGGCCGGCAGGCAGCCGCTGACGATGCGCGACGTCCTGGTCGCGATGATCCAGGCCCATGAGATCCAGGGCTGTCTCGCGCTCGAAAATTCGTTCAACGCGGTCGGGCTCGACCACGTGCTGCTCGTGAAAGTGGCGTCGACGGCCGTCGTCGGCCGCCTGCTCGGGCTCACGCGCGATGAACTGATCAACGCGGTATCCAACGCGTTCATCGACGGCCACGCGCTGCGCACCTACCGCCACGCGCCGAACACCGGTTCACGCAAGTCGTGGGCGGCCGGCGACGCGACGTCGCGCGCGGTGCGCCTCGCGCTGATCGCGAAAACCGGCGAGATGGGTTATCCGTCGGCGCTCACCGCGAAAACCTGGGGCTTCTACGACGTGCTGTTCAACGGGCAGCCGTTCCGCTTCCAGCGCCCGTACCGCACGTACGTGATGGAGAACGTGCTGTTCAAGATCGCGTTCCCCGCCGAATTCCATGCGCAGACGGCCGTCGAGGCCGCGCTGCAGCTGCACGCTCGGCTCGCCGAGGCGGGCCGCACGACCGACGACATCAGCCGCATCACGATCCGCACGCATGCGGCCGCGCTGCGCATTATCGACAAGCAGGGGCCGCTCGCGAATCCGGCCGACCGCGACCACTGCATCCAGTACATGGTCGCGGTGCCGCTGCTGTTCGGCCGGCTGACCGCGGCCGATTACGAAGACGCGGTCGCCGCCGACCCGCGCATCGACGCGCTCCGCGCGAAAACCGCGTGCGTCGAGGATCCGCAGTTCACGAAGGATTACCATGACCCGGCGAAGCGCTCGATCGCGAATGCATTGACGATCGAATTCGCGGACGGATCGACGCTTGCCGAAGTGGCGGTCGAATACCCGATCGGCCATCAGCGACGCCGTGCGGACGGCATCCCGCTGCTGATCGAGAAATTCCGGACCAACCTTGCCCGCCGTTTCCCGGCAAAGCAGCAACAAGCGATTCTCGACGTGTCGCTGGACCAGGCAAAGCTCGAAGCAATGCCGGTCAATGAGTACGTCGATCTGTATGTGATATAG
- a CDS encoding HpcH/HpaI aldolase/citrate lyase family protein, whose translation MSALTPAQVLYDGASPPAILPCCDHYAGSEKLMRKSLALQAELGPVFDITLDCEDGAAVGQEAAHAQLVADILGSAENRFGRIGVRIHDFSHSHWRDDVRIVLRAARAPAYITLPKIANAADAAEMIAFIEGTRRELGLAQPIAVDVLVETHGALAQAAALAALPLVGTLSFGLMDFVSAHHGAIPDAAMRSPGQFDHPLVRRAKLEIAAACHAHGKTPSHNVTTEVRDMGVVAGDARRARDEFAFTRMWSIHPAQIRPIVDAFAPRTDEVAVATEILLAAQAADWGPTRHGDTLHDRASYRYYWSVLRRAKGTGQPVPADAAPLFGPAAGNVR comes from the coding sequence ATGTCCGCGCTCACTCCTGCACAAGTGCTGTACGACGGCGCGTCGCCGCCCGCGATCCTGCCCTGCTGCGATCACTACGCGGGCAGCGAGAAGCTGATGCGCAAGTCGCTCGCGCTCCAGGCCGAACTCGGCCCGGTATTCGACATCACGCTCGACTGCGAGGACGGCGCCGCCGTCGGCCAGGAAGCGGCGCACGCGCAACTCGTCGCCGACATCCTCGGCAGCGCCGAGAACCGCTTCGGGCGGATCGGCGTCCGCATCCACGACTTTTCCCATTCCCACTGGCGCGACGACGTCCGCATCGTGCTGCGCGCCGCGCGCGCACCGGCCTACATCACGCTGCCGAAGATCGCGAACGCCGCCGACGCGGCCGAAATGATCGCGTTCATCGAAGGCACGCGCCGCGAGCTCGGCCTCGCGCAGCCGATCGCGGTCGACGTGCTGGTCGAGACGCACGGCGCGCTCGCGCAGGCGGCCGCTCTTGCCGCGCTGCCGCTCGTCGGCACGCTGAGTTTCGGGCTGATGGACTTCGTCTCCGCGCATCACGGCGCAATTCCCGATGCGGCGATGCGCTCGCCCGGCCAGTTCGACCACCCGCTCGTGCGCCGCGCGAAGCTGGAAATCGCGGCCGCGTGCCATGCGCACGGCAAGACGCCGTCGCACAACGTGACGACCGAGGTCCGCGACATGGGCGTCGTCGCCGGCGACGCGCGCCGCGCGCGCGACGAATTCGCGTTCACGCGGATGTGGAGCATTCATCCCGCGCAGATCCGACCGATCGTCGACGCGTTCGCCCCGCGCACCGATGAAGTCGCGGTGGCAACCGAGATCCTGCTGGCCGCGCAGGCCGCCGACTGGGGCCCGACGCGCCACGGCGACACGCTGCACGACCGCGCGAGCTACCGCTATTACTGGTCGGTCCTGCGCCGCGCGAAGGGGACCGGCCAGCCGGTGCCGGCCGACGCCGCGCCGCTGTTCGGCCCGGCCGCCGGGAACGTTCGGTGA
- a CDS encoding malate dehydrogenase, translating to MAKPAKRVAVTGAAGQIAYSLLFRIANGDLLGKDQPVILQLLDLPQAQAAVKGVVMELDDCAFPLLAGVVITDDPKVAFKDADVALLVGARPRSKGMERKDLLSANAEIFTVQGAALNEVASRDVKVLVVGNPANTNAYIAMKSAPDLPKKNFTAMLRLDHNRALSQLAAKSGKPVASIEKLAVWGNHSPTMYPDFRFATAEGESLLKLINDDVWNRETFIPTVGKRGAAIIEARGLSSAASAANAAIDHVRDWVLGTNGKWVTMGIPSDGSYGIPEDIIYGVPVTCENGEYKRVEGLEIDAFSREKMDGTLAELLEERDGVAHLLKN from the coding sequence ATGGCTAAGCCCGCAAAGCGCGTTGCCGTCACCGGCGCCGCAGGTCAAATCGCTTACTCCCTGCTGTTCCGCATTGCGAACGGCGACCTGCTCGGCAAGGACCAGCCGGTCATCCTGCAACTGCTTGACCTCCCGCAAGCCCAAGCCGCCGTCAAAGGCGTCGTGATGGAACTCGACGATTGCGCGTTCCCGCTGCTCGCGGGCGTCGTGATCACCGACGATCCGAAGGTTGCATTCAAGGATGCAGACGTCGCGCTGCTGGTCGGTGCACGTCCGCGCTCGAAGGGCATGGAGCGCAAGGACCTGCTGTCGGCGAACGCCGAGATCTTCACGGTCCAGGGCGCCGCACTGAACGAAGTCGCAAGCCGCGACGTGAAGGTGCTGGTCGTCGGCAACCCGGCGAACACCAATGCGTACATCGCGATGAAGTCGGCTCCGGATCTGCCGAAGAAGAACTTCACGGCAATGCTGCGCCTCGACCACAACCGCGCGCTGTCGCAGCTCGCGGCCAAGTCGGGCAAGCCGGTCGCGTCGATCGAGAAGCTCGCGGTGTGGGGCAACCACTCGCCGACGATGTACCCGGACTTCCGCTTCGCAACCGCCGAAGGCGAGTCGCTGCTGAAGCTCATCAACGACGACGTGTGGAACCGCGAAACGTTCATCCCGACCGTCGGCAAGCGCGGCGCGGCGATCATCGAAGCGCGCGGCCTGTCGTCGGCGGCGTCGGCAGCCAATGCGGCGATCGACCACGTGCGTGACTGGGTTCTCGGCACCAACGGCAAGTGGGTCACGATGGGCATCCCGTCGGATGGCTCGTACGGCATCCCCGAAGACATCATCTACGGCGTGCCGGTCACCTGCGAAAATGGCGAATACAAGCGCGTCGAAGGCCTCGAGATCGACGCGTTCTCGCGCGAGAAGATGGACGGCACGCTGGCCGAGCTGCTCGAAGAGCGCGACGGCGTCGCCCACCTGCTGAAGAACTAA
- a CDS encoding GntR family transcriptional regulator gives MTSNQANNANPTGAGGPGQPGAGDSVPATAAATSPTFSPLYQQIKSLITQSLESGEWKPGEIIPSEVELAARYKVSQGTVRKAIDELAAENLVVRRQGKGTFVATHNEDRAQFRFLRLLADDGAEHPHVSRLLECRRLRAPAEIARQLDLKPADPVVQVRRLLEFENETTVLDEIWLPGAMFRGLTFERLSEYKGPLYAMFETEFGTRMIRATEKIRAVAAEPAVADLLHVPAGFPLLSVERVSYTYGDRPVEVRRGWYVTTGYYYHNDLS, from the coding sequence ATGACATCGAACCAGGCGAACAACGCGAATCCAACCGGCGCAGGCGGCCCAGGGCAGCCGGGCGCGGGTGATTCCGTGCCGGCCACGGCGGCCGCGACGTCGCCGACGTTCAGTCCTTTATACCAGCAGATCAAGTCGTTGATCACGCAGAGTCTCGAGTCCGGCGAGTGGAAGCCGGGCGAGATCATTCCGAGCGAGGTGGAGCTCGCGGCCCGTTACAAGGTCAGCCAGGGCACCGTTCGCAAGGCGATCGACGAACTGGCCGCCGAAAACCTCGTGGTGCGGCGGCAGGGCAAGGGTACTTTTGTTGCGACGCACAACGAAGATCGCGCGCAGTTCCGGTTTCTGCGCCTGCTGGCCGACGATGGTGCCGAGCATCCGCACGTGAGCCGCCTGCTCGAATGCCGGCGGCTGCGTGCGCCGGCCGAGATCGCGCGGCAGCTCGATCTGAAGCCGGCCGATCCGGTCGTGCAGGTGCGCCGGCTGCTGGAATTCGAGAACGAAACGACGGTGCTGGACGAGATCTGGCTGCCGGGCGCGATGTTCCGCGGCCTTACGTTCGAGCGGCTGAGCGAGTACAAGGGGCCGCTCTACGCGATGTTCGAAACGGAATTCGGCACGCGGATGATCCGCGCGACGGAGAAGATCCGCGCGGTTGCGGCGGAGCCGGCGGTAGCCGACCTGCTGCACGTACCCGCCGGTTTTCCGCTGCTGTCGGTCGAGCGCGTGTCATATACATACGGCGACCGTCCGGTGGAAGTGCGGCGCGGATGGTATGTCACGACCGGGTATTACTATCACAATGACTTGAGCTGA
- the sdhC gene encoding succinate dehydrogenase, cytochrome b556 subunit — protein MTDAVRKPRPEYRNIGIGDITLKYRMPLAAILSILHRVSGALLFLFLPFLLFLFDQSLTSELSFEVFKQFLSNIVVKLIVLALSWAFFHHFCAGIRHLLMDVNHDAVSKEGGKRTAVVVFVVSIALTIAMALKLFGAF, from the coding sequence ATGACTGACGCAGTAAGAAAGCCGAGGCCGGAATACCGGAACATCGGAATCGGCGACATCACGTTGAAATATCGGATGCCGCTGGCGGCGATATTGTCGATTCTCCACCGAGTCAGCGGCGCGCTGCTGTTCCTGTTCCTGCCGTTCTTGCTGTTTCTCTTCGACCAGAGCCTGACGTCGGAGCTCAGCTTCGAAGTCTTCAAGCAGTTCCTCTCCAACATCGTTGTCAAACTGATCGTCCTCGCGCTGTCGTGGGCGTTCTTCCACCATTTCTGCGCCGGCATTCGCCACCTGCTGATGGACGTCAACCACGACGCCGTCTCGAAGGAAGGCGGCAAGCGGACGGCCGTCGTCGTCTTTGTCGTCTCGATCGCGCTGACGATCGCCATGGCACTCAAACTGTTCGGAGCATTCTAA
- the sdhD gene encoding succinate dehydrogenase, hydrophobic membrane anchor protein, whose amino-acid sequence MAANNRIGSKRLVVGAHYGLRDWLAQRVTATIMAVYTVILLVLFFGAHDFSYEGWASIFSAQWMKLATFVTLLSLFYHAWVGVRDIWMDYVKPVGVRLLLQSLTIVSLLACAGYAAQILWRV is encoded by the coding sequence ATGGCAGCCAACAACCGAATCGGCTCGAAGCGCCTCGTCGTCGGCGCTCACTACGGCCTGCGCGACTGGCTCGCGCAGCGCGTCACCGCCACGATCATGGCGGTCTACACGGTCATTCTGCTCGTGCTGTTTTTCGGCGCGCATGATTTCTCGTACGAAGGCTGGGCGTCGATCTTCTCCGCGCAGTGGATGAAGCTCGCAACCTTCGTGACGCTGCTTTCCCTCTTCTACCACGCATGGGTCGGCGTGCGCGACATCTGGATGGACTACGTGAAGCCCGTCGGTGTGCGCCTGCTGCTGCAATCGCTGACCATCGTCTCGCTGCTCGCATGTGCGGGCTACGCCGCGCAGATTCTCTGGAGAGTGTAA